In one window of Chryseobacterium sp. JV274 DNA:
- a CDS encoding response regulator transcription factor translates to MKKIILIEDETSVVSFIKKGLQENGYEISVAFDGRTGVQLVQANDFDLVILDIMLPEMNGLDVCKEIRKTNQSVPILFLTALGTSENIVLGLESGGDDYLVKPFKFIELVARVKSLLRRSNNNGPQEAIESEPDNEDVFQFSDLMVNDYTKKVTRAGEDISLTSTEYKLLLYFLNNPEKVISRAEILDAVWGVNYELGTNVVDVYVNYLRKKLDNQDDNKLIHTVIGMGYVLKKT, encoded by the coding sequence ATGAAAAAAATTATTCTTATCGAAGACGAAACCAGTGTAGTTTCTTTTATTAAAAAAGGACTTCAGGAAAATGGATATGAAATTTCTGTAGCTTTTGACGGCCGTACAGGAGTACAACTGGTGCAGGCTAACGATTTTGATCTGGTAATTTTAGACATTATGCTTCCGGAAATGAATGGTCTGGATGTCTGTAAAGAGATAAGAAAAACAAATCAGAGCGTTCCGATTTTGTTTCTAACTGCTTTGGGAACTTCTGAAAATATCGTTCTTGGACTGGAAAGCGGAGGAGATGATTATCTTGTAAAGCCTTTTAAATTCATAGAGCTGGTAGCACGTGTGAAGTCTTTGCTAAGGAGAAGCAACAACAACGGTCCGCAGGAAGCCATTGAATCTGAACCTGATAATGAAGATGTTTTTCAGTTTTCAGACCTGATGGTGAATGATTATACCAAGAAGGTAACCCGCGCAGGAGAAGACATTTCGCTTACTTCTACAGAATATAAACTCCTGCTATATTTCCTGAATAATCCGGAAAAAGTAATTTCCAGAGCTGAAATTCTGGATGCAGTATGGGGAGTGAACTACGAACTGGGAACCAATGTGGTAGATGTATATGTCAACTATTTAAGAAAAAAACTGGATAATCAGGATGATAATAAGTTGATTCATACAGTGATAGGAATGGGATATGTGTTGAAAAAAACATAA
- a CDS encoding sensor histidine kinase, whose translation MFNKVITNQTKTMVLLMLVFTAIILLFSGLVYFSIVNFSHQRFYELLKIRTATIVQIEKSKDHLDLPENYILNSLNDEELPMEKDYVFAVPRDSNFKKISQEVHIPAYFFKNIIKEGESNYNDEEFYYIGQSFKYDNKDYIAIASAKNHYVIYYLGFLKRTLLTCIVLSLFFSMIFSFYLSKTLFRPILKITGKVKEISSENLHLRLESQPDNKELNELVDTFNDMLNRIETSFETQNHLIGNVSHELRTPLTSIMGEADVALSISRTADEYKETLGIILDEAEKLDKKIKALLMIAQTGFDGKIQKMDKVRIDQLLWDVIETLRRIDSRNNIYLDISMLPDNPKKLKVQGNEQLLHLAVANIISNGCKYSNFQQVKVSLGATNTDVYIIVKDNGIGIPEVEMNKIYDPFFRASNTNNYEGYGIGLPLARNIVRMHHGELIVSSHENQGTTVQMRFPNFYSTQKGE comes from the coding sequence ATGTTTAATAAAGTGATTACAAATCAGACCAAAACGATGGTGCTTTTGATGTTGGTTTTTACAGCCATCATTTTGCTGTTCAGTGGTTTGGTATACTTTTCTATCGTGAATTTTTCCCATCAGAGATTTTATGAGCTCCTGAAAATCAGAACAGCTACTATTGTTCAGATCGAAAAAAGCAAAGATCATCTCGACCTTCCGGAAAATTATATTCTCAACAGTCTGAATGATGAGGAACTTCCAATGGAAAAGGACTATGTTTTTGCCGTTCCCAGAGATTCCAATTTCAAAAAAATATCTCAGGAAGTTCATATTCCTGCTTATTTCTTTAAAAATATTATCAAAGAAGGAGAGTCCAATTATAATGATGAAGAATTCTATTATATAGGACAAAGCTTTAAATATGATAATAAAGATTATATCGCTATTGCTTCAGCTAAAAATCATTATGTCATTTATTATCTGGGCTTTTTAAAAAGAACACTGCTTACCTGTATCGTTCTTTCTTTGTTCTTCAGTATGATCTTCTCTTTTTATCTTTCCAAAACGTTATTCAGACCTATCTTAAAAATTACAGGAAAAGTAAAAGAGATAAGTTCTGAAAATCTTCACTTAAGGCTGGAGTCTCAGCCTGATAACAAAGAGCTGAACGAGTTGGTAGATACTTTCAACGATATGCTCAACCGTATTGAAACCTCATTTGAAACTCAGAATCACCTGATCGGAAATGTTTCCCACGAATTGAGAACTCCTCTTACCTCCATTATGGGAGAAGCTGATGTTGCTCTTTCCATCAGCAGAACAGCCGATGAATACAAAGAAACTCTTGGAATCATTCTGGATGAAGCTGAAAAGCTGGATAAAAAGATTAAAGCTCTCTTAATGATTGCCCAAACCGGATTCGATGGGAAAATCCAGAAAATGGATAAGGTAAGAATAGATCAGCTGCTTTGGGATGTTATTGAAACGCTAAGAAGAATAGATTCCAGAAATAATATTTATCTTGATATCAGTATGCTTCCCGATAATCCGAAAAAGCTGAAAGTACAGGGAAATGAACAGCTGCTCCATCTTGCGGTAGCCAATATCATCAGTAATGGCTGCAAATATTCTAATTTTCAGCAGGTAAAAGTATCTCTGGGAGCTACCAATACAGATGTCTACATTATTGTAAAAGACAATGGTATCGGAATTCCTGAAGTAGAGATGAATAAAATCTACGATCCATTCTTCAGAGCCTCCAATACGAACAACTATGAAGGTTATGGAATTGGGCTTCCTTTAGCAAGAAACATCGTAAGAATGCATCACGGGGAACTGATCGTAAGTTCACACGAAAACCAGGGAACTACAGTACAAATGCGCTTCCCAAATTTCTATAGTACGCAGAAAGGAGAGTAG
- the mutL gene encoding DNA mismatch repair endonuclease MutL: MSDIIQLLPDHVANQIAAGEVVQRPASIVKELLENAIDADATKIELIIRDAGKNLIQVVDDGKGMSETDARMAFERHATSKIKGTEDIFKIATKGFRGEALASIAAVSQVELRTKQNDTSIGTNIYIEGGVFQFQDPVQTADGSNFLVKNLFYNVPARRKFLKNNNIEFRHVIDEFQRVALAHENLEFSLFHDDEAVFRLRKGSQMQRIVDVFGRKLQPLLIPIKEDIIWCKLHGFVAKPEGAKKARGEQFLFVNGRYFRSPYFNKAVQEAFEGLLQPGYVPSFFLFLELDPEKIDVNIHPQKTEVKFEDEHLIFALLRSTIKRSLGIYNVSPSLDFDRDPELDEMMNKPIPSKGNGGGSGFVKMPEIIVDKDYNPFLEEKNVVHPEEIQNLTEMYHQNITAEPSKINLFEDEDFDEDLMRLPNGYWLFNKGDVTLMLDLGRMHRLLVSEGNKSTRKSNTNSHALLFSLEYHMNEIEKTKYNSIKKYLPELGFDMKIAHESVLRIDSLPEGLKETQAMKFLENLFEILEYKTEEEFLHYYHNQWNKMQSKSRFDFIYKKDAEQLIKDFTALGFPEFLPDGKRCYYEVPFNDFKNKF, translated from the coding sequence ATGTCAGATATTATTCAGCTTTTACCGGATCATGTAGCCAACCAAATTGCAGCGGGAGAGGTGGTGCAGCGGCCTGCATCCATCGTGAAAGAACTTTTGGAAAATGCTATTGATGCAGATGCAACGAAGATTGAATTGATCATCAGAGATGCCGGGAAAAACCTTATTCAGGTGGTAGACGACGGAAAAGGAATGTCCGAAACAGATGCCCGTATGGCATTTGAAAGACATGCTACCTCCAAAATCAAAGGAACAGAAGATATCTTTAAGATTGCTACAAAAGGCTTCCGGGGTGAAGCACTGGCTTCTATTGCCGCAGTTTCACAAGTAGAGCTCAGAACGAAACAGAATGACACATCCATTGGTACCAACATTTATATTGAAGGCGGAGTTTTCCAGTTTCAAGACCCGGTTCAGACAGCAGACGGATCAAATTTTTTAGTAAAAAATCTTTTCTATAACGTTCCTGCAAGAAGGAAGTTTTTGAAAAATAACAATATTGAATTCAGACATGTAATTGATGAATTTCAGCGTGTTGCACTGGCTCATGAAAATCTGGAGTTTTCCCTTTTCCATGATGATGAAGCTGTTTTCAGGTTGAGAAAAGGAAGTCAGATGCAGCGTATTGTAGATGTTTTCGGAAGGAAACTTCAGCCGCTTTTGATTCCTATCAAAGAAGATATTATCTGGTGTAAACTTCATGGATTCGTTGCTAAGCCTGAAGGTGCCAAGAAAGCAAGAGGAGAACAGTTTCTTTTTGTGAACGGAAGGTATTTCAGAAGCCCATACTTCAATAAAGCAGTACAGGAAGCCTTTGAAGGATTGCTTCAGCCCGGATATGTCCCTTCATTTTTCCTTTTCCTGGAGCTTGATCCTGAGAAAATTGATGTGAATATCCATCCACAGAAAACCGAAGTGAAATTTGAAGATGAACATCTTATTTTTGCTTTGCTCCGCTCAACCATCAAAAGGTCGTTAGGGATTTATAATGTCTCTCCAAGCCTTGATTTCGACAGAGATCCGGAGTTGGATGAAATGATGAATAAACCGATTCCAAGCAAAGGAAACGGAGGTGGAAGTGGTTTTGTAAAAATGCCGGAGATTATTGTAGATAAGGATTATAATCCGTTTCTGGAAGAAAAAAATGTAGTGCATCCAGAAGAAATTCAGAATCTTACAGAAATGTACCATCAGAATATTACTGCTGAACCTTCAAAGATTAATTTATTTGAAGATGAAGATTTTGACGAAGATCTGATGAGGCTTCCAAATGGCTACTGGCTTTTCAATAAAGGTGATGTGACCTTGATGCTGGATCTCGGAAGAATGCACAGATTATTGGTTTCTGAAGGGAATAAATCTACCAGAAAATCAAATACAAACAGCCATGCTCTTCTTTTCTCTCTGGAATATCATATGAATGAGATTGAGAAGACAAAATACAATTCGATCAAAAAATATCTTCCGGAATTAGGGTTTGACATGAAAATTGCTCATGAAAGCGTACTTCGAATAGATTCACTTCCTGAAGGGCTGAAAGAAACCCAGGCAATGAAATTCCTGGAGAACCTTTTTGAAATTCTGGAATACAAAACAGAAGAAGAATTTTTGCATTACTACCATAATCAGTGGAACAAAATGCAGTCCAAGTCAAGATTTGACTTTATTTATAAAAAAGATGCGGAACAGCTTATCAAAGACTTTACAGCACTAGGTTTCCCGGAGTTTTTGCCGGATGGAAAAAGATGCTATTATGAAGTTCCGTTTAATGATTTTAAAAACAAATTTTAA
- a CDS encoding helix-turn-helix domain-containing protein, producing MNDFLIGIGKRLKDIRKKNNLTINDLAFKANVSNGLVSRIENGRTIPSLPVLLDLIQSLEIDASYFFEGVEKKSNAKFIYVPKESQQVIEKEVEAEGFKYMHIFSKSLHSLGFEAALLTLEPNSKREKVITDAWEFKYILKGEVKYVIDNEEIILKEGDSLYFNGKFPHVPVSISDESCVMLVLYFYTA from the coding sequence ATGAACGACTTTTTAATAGGTATCGGCAAGAGATTAAAGGATATTAGAAAAAAGAATAATTTAACCATCAATGATCTGGCTTTCAAAGCGAATGTGAGTAACGGTCTTGTTTCCAGAATTGAAAACGGAAGGACGATTCCTTCACTTCCTGTCTTATTGGATCTGATTCAGTCTCTTGAGATTGATGCCAGCTACTTTTTTGAAGGGGTTGAGAAAAAATCCAATGCAAAATTCATCTATGTTCCGAAAGAAAGCCAGCAGGTAATAGAAAAAGAGGTAGAAGCTGAAGGATTCAAGTATATGCATATCTTCAGCAAAAGTCTTCATTCTTTGGGATTTGAAGCGGCACTCCTTACCCTTGAACCCAATTCAAAAAGGGAAAAAGTTATTACCGATGCCTGGGAATTCAAATATATCCTGAAGGGAGAAGTGAAATACGTGATTGATAATGAAGAAATCATTTTAAAAGAAGGTGATTCTCTATATTTCAATGGTAAGTTTCCTCACGTTCCGGTAAGCATCAGCGATGAAAGCTGTGTGATGCTTGTCCTTTATTTTTATACTGCTTAA
- a CDS encoding endonuclease/exonuclease/phosphatase family protein has protein sequence MKVFRLILFILHLGILFLLLGTLLNAYVPPKVFPWFNLLSLGFPVLMISYIILTIFWVFSWKKRAFVFMFAGLAFINPVKRWVNYSSPKNGNSEIKIVSFNTRAGGRGNAGIGPYLKSQRADVILLQEDAGKDYQFEGYQKVNPGAGLTILTKHKIINHKIIDPQDENIRIPGLQADIEINGKVYRFIDVYLNPFHFDKDMVRLNGNTDSNEQKAKDVVKRLIPTFKKHQEQTVLIKQVIETSPYPVILTGDFNSVPNSYEYYHLSDGLEDAFLSAGKGSATSFHDYKFPIRIDYVFSSKSLRAISYEVDRSVSISDHYPVIVKFSTESK, from the coding sequence GTGAAGGTTTTCCGACTCATACTATTCATCCTGCATCTGGGAATTCTGTTTTTACTGCTGGGTACATTATTGAATGCTTATGTTCCACCGAAGGTTTTCCCATGGTTTAACTTGCTTTCCTTAGGTTTTCCGGTACTTATGATCTCTTATATCATTCTGACGATATTCTGGGTTTTCAGCTGGAAAAAAAGAGCTTTTGTATTCATGTTTGCAGGGCTTGCATTTATCAACCCGGTAAAAAGATGGGTGAATTATTCTTCTCCTAAAAATGGAAATTCAGAAATAAAAATAGTCTCTTTCAATACGAGGGCAGGGGGAAGAGGAAATGCCGGAATTGGACCTTATCTGAAATCTCAGCGTGCAGATGTTATCCTTTTACAGGAAGATGCTGGTAAAGATTATCAATTTGAGGGATATCAGAAAGTAAATCCGGGAGCAGGGTTAACGATTTTGACCAAACATAAAATTATTAATCATAAAATTATCGACCCACAGGATGAAAATATAAGAATTCCTGGTTTACAGGCTGATATCGAGATTAATGGAAAGGTATATCGGTTTATTGATGTATATCTTAATCCGTTCCACTTTGATAAAGATATGGTAAGACTTAATGGAAATACCGATTCCAACGAACAAAAAGCAAAAGATGTTGTAAAAAGGCTGATTCCAACTTTTAAGAAACATCAGGAGCAGACAGTTTTGATCAAACAGGTTATTGAGACCTCACCTTACCCCGTTATTCTTACAGGAGATTTCAATTCTGTTCCTAATTCTTATGAATATTATCATTTATCGGATGGGCTTGAAGATGCATTTTTATCGGCCGGAAAGGGCAGTGCAACCAGTTTTCACGACTATAAATTTCCAATCAGGATCGACTATGTTTTTTCTTCAAAATCATTAAGGGCAATATCTTATGAAGTTGACCGTTCTGTAAGTATTTCAGATCATTATCCTGTCATCGTGAAATTTTCCACGGAAAGCAAATAA
- a CDS encoding YoaK family protein gives MLRNYSNSRTLGDNIRLGTLTAFTAGTINIASLLIFLSFTSNVTGHYAILAAEISKGNWTQVGVVGGWIFLFFFGSFLSNFIVINFNKKSKYFAHSMPIALEIICLLFVGIYGQFYYQKTLVETEYLVALMLFATGLQNGLTASISNFSVKTTHLTGTTTDLGILVSMFTQKKYRKNGELIGRAKLLMSIMLAYIMGAVFSGLTYYYLEFRVFYVISLCLLIVIGYDAYKIHVRHFNTKYRYSRIYKKPNLFAYLYDKIHGIPKREKKRKLVFED, from the coding sequence ATGTTAAGAAATTATAGTAACAGCAGGACACTGGGAGATAATATCAGGTTGGGGACGCTGACTGCCTTTACGGCGGGTACTATAAATATTGCTTCCCTATTGATATTTCTCTCTTTTACATCGAATGTAACGGGACACTACGCTATTTTAGCAGCAGAAATAAGTAAAGGAAACTGGACGCAGGTAGGAGTAGTAGGGGGATGGATCTTTTTGTTCTTCTTCGGAAGTTTTCTGTCCAACTTTATCGTTATCAACTTTAACAAGAAAAGTAAATATTTTGCCCATTCTATGCCTATTGCGCTGGAAATTATATGTCTCCTTTTTGTGGGAATATACGGGCAGTTTTACTATCAGAAAACATTAGTGGAAACAGAATATCTGGTAGCATTGATGCTTTTTGCCACCGGACTGCAAAACGGTCTTACGGCAAGTATCTCCAACTTCTCCGTGAAAACGACCCACCTTACGGGAACAACCACCGATTTAGGAATCCTGGTATCTATGTTTACACAGAAAAAATATAGAAAAAACGGAGAGCTGATTGGCAGAGCAAAACTTCTGATGAGTATTATGCTTGCTTATATCATGGGAGCAGTGTTCTCAGGATTGACTTATTACTATCTGGAATTCAGAGTGTTCTATGTAATCAGTCTGTGTCTTCTGATTGTCATCGGGTATGATGCTTATAAAATTCATGTTCGACACTTTAACACGAAATATAGATATAGCAGGATTTATAAAAAGCCTAATCTCTTTGCATATCTCTATGATAAAATCCATGGAATTCCTAAAAGAGAGAAGAAAAGAAAGCTTGTCTTTGAAGATTAA
- a CDS encoding TonB-dependent receptor produces MKANLEKLLTLVFVCFIVFVSAQKQLIIGTVLDDSQPLPGATVKIKGLSKNIATDIEGKFTINDIKEGQYTLQISYIGYESTDINVDLKPEQTVDLGIIKLSQPRKNIDEVVVTRTLKNTEARALNLQKNAINITNVIASDGIGKLPDRNAAETVQRVQGVSIERDQGEGRFVSLRGLPPFWASTTINGNRLPTAEEETTSRATAFDFFPTELISYVHVNKSFTPDMEADGIGGGVNFITKTPPMKTEFKATIGSGYNAKADKGVYNLGFLYGGRTKDKKFGYLFNFAHFIRNWSTDNFEARRSGDEGVFRLELRDYNGVRKTTGINTAFEYVLSPKTTFYLKGMYGTLSDDETHYKHRIRFDKFSSANNTARVELQNIHNLLITELTSVSLGAVHNLNKGKIDWDLSYYDNKFKYGNIPDKQNNSYYVIKYTQSGVGINPDYISNHGNGPRAYWKADGGKLDYKNPDALFSFYSDPNFKMDASQMRFTDLEFYKVFVEEKDKIVAAFNHEINASDKLTLKYGFKYRDKERNAKFSDIFYNWNNGTAPLLSEYSQYITTQPNGPKYLSEMNAHIGNTFGPVLSTTGMNQFWYQNQGNLKINTADSEALQYNKALGRNFDVFEKHADAYGMATYKLNDKIIILGGIRLSNTNTKVRGYSVNDDVLTPVENTKNYLAILPMIHLKYTLNDKTNLRFAATRTFSRPNFGDLTPGGTYIEADNEFKGGNPNLNPTYSLNFDLMGEYYFSNVGILSGGVFYKSITDPIFQDSFIGNYNGITGVQFTAPNNGKAAWLGGIELGINKRFDFLPGFLQYFGVQLNATFMTSEMEKPSGRTVALPYQAKELYNAQLFFEKKGFNARLAYNYKGKYAVEYAEEDINDSYYGKYSNLDFGGSYQFTKYLTLYADVNNILNKPLIYHFGKNEDRPEQVEYYGVRFNLGVKLNF; encoded by the coding sequence ATGAAAGCAAATTTAGAGAAATTACTTACCCTTGTTTTTGTCTGTTTCATTGTCTTTGTTTCAGCACAGAAACAGTTAATTATAGGAACTGTTCTGGACGACAGCCAGCCTCTCCCCGGGGCCACAGTCAAAATAAAAGGCTTATCTAAAAATATAGCGACTGATATTGAAGGAAAATTTACCATCAATGATATCAAAGAAGGTCAGTACACGCTACAAATCAGCTACATCGGATATGAATCTACAGACATCAATGTAGATCTGAAGCCAGAACAAACGGTTGATTTGGGAATCATCAAACTTTCCCAGCCCCGAAAAAACATTGATGAAGTAGTCGTTACCAGAACGCTGAAAAATACGGAAGCAAGAGCGTTGAATCTTCAGAAAAATGCAATCAATATTACCAATGTCATTGCCTCTGACGGAATCGGAAAGCTACCGGACAGAAATGCGGCAGAGACCGTACAGCGTGTACAGGGAGTTTCTATTGAAAGAGACCAGGGCGAAGGAAGATTTGTTTCTCTGAGAGGACTTCCGCCATTCTGGGCTTCTACAACCATCAATGGAAACAGACTTCCTACCGCTGAGGAGGAAACAACATCAAGAGCAACAGCATTCGACTTTTTTCCTACGGAACTGATCTCGTATGTACATGTAAACAAGTCTTTTACCCCAGACATGGAAGCAGACGGAATTGGTGGTGGTGTCAATTTTATCACCAAGACTCCGCCAATGAAAACAGAATTCAAAGCAACTATTGGAAGTGGATATAATGCTAAAGCTGATAAAGGAGTTTACAACCTTGGATTTTTATATGGAGGAAGAACGAAAGATAAAAAATTCGGGTATTTATTCAACTTTGCCCATTTCATCAGAAACTGGTCTACAGATAACTTTGAAGCGAGGAGAAGTGGTGACGAAGGTGTTTTCAGACTGGAACTTCGTGATTATAACGGAGTAAGAAAAACAACAGGGATCAATACGGCTTTTGAATATGTATTGTCTCCAAAAACTACTTTCTATTTAAAAGGAATGTATGGTACATTATCGGATGATGAAACCCACTACAAACATAGAATCCGATTTGATAAATTCAGCAGCGCCAACAATACAGCGAGAGTAGAGCTTCAGAATATCCACAATTTATTAATTACAGAGCTTACTTCTGTCTCTTTGGGAGCCGTTCATAATTTAAATAAAGGAAAAATCGACTGGGACTTATCTTACTACGACAACAAATTCAAGTATGGAAACATTCCTGATAAACAGAACAATTCCTATTATGTCATCAAGTATACCCAATCTGGTGTAGGGATCAATCCAGATTACATTTCCAATCATGGAAATGGTCCCAGAGCCTACTGGAAAGCCGATGGCGGAAAATTAGATTATAAAAATCCGGATGCTCTGTTTAGTTTCTACAGTGATCCGAATTTTAAGATGGATGCTTCCCAGATGAGATTTACAGATCTTGAGTTCTATAAAGTTTTTGTAGAGGAAAAAGACAAAATCGTAGCAGCATTCAACCACGAAATTAATGCATCTGATAAACTGACCTTAAAATATGGTTTTAAATACAGAGATAAAGAACGTAATGCAAAGTTCTCTGATATTTTCTACAACTGGAACAATGGTACTGCCCCACTTCTGTCTGAGTATTCACAATATATCACAACACAGCCCAATGGACCGAAATATTTAAGTGAAATGAATGCTCATATCGGCAATACTTTTGGACCCGTACTTTCTACAACAGGAATGAACCAGTTCTGGTATCAGAATCAAGGGAATCTAAAGATTAATACGGCTGATTCCGAAGCACTGCAGTACAATAAAGCATTAGGAAGAAATTTTGATGTCTTTGAAAAACATGCAGACGCTTACGGGATGGCAACCTATAAACTGAATGATAAGATCATCATTTTAGGAGGAATCAGATTATCAAATACCAATACCAAAGTAAGAGGATACAGCGTAAATGATGATGTACTGACTCCAGTAGAAAACACCAAAAACTATCTGGCTATTCTTCCGATGATTCACTTGAAATATACATTAAATGATAAAACCAACCTTCGTTTTGCTGCGACTAGAACTTTCTCAAGACCGAACTTTGGAGATCTCACCCCTGGAGGAACTTATATTGAAGCAGACAATGAGTTTAAAGGAGGAAACCCAAATCTTAATCCTACCTATTCTTTGAATTTTGATTTGATGGGAGAATATTATTTCTCCAACGTAGGGATTCTGAGTGGCGGCGTTTTCTATAAATCGATTACAGATCCTATTTTTCAGGATTCTTTTATCGGAAATTATAACGGAATTACGGGTGTACAATTTACAGCACCTAATAATGGAAAAGCAGCATGGCTTGGAGGTATTGAACTTGGAATTAACAAAAGATTCGACTTCCTTCCAGGGTTTTTACAATACTTCGGAGTACAGCTGAATGCTACATTCATGACCTCTGAAATGGAGAAGCCAAGCGGAAGAACGGTAGCACTGCCCTATCAGGCAAAAGAATTATACAACGCACAGCTTTTCTTTGAGAAAAAAGGATTCAATGCAAGGCTGGCTTACAACTATAAAGGAAAGTATGCTGTAGAATATGCTGAGGAAGATATCAACGATTCTTATTATGGTAAATACAGCAATCTTGATTTCGGAGGGTCTTATCAGTTTACAAAATATCTGACTTTATATGCAGATGTAAACAATATTCTGAACAAACCTCTGATCTATCACTTCGGTAAAAATGAAGACCGCCCTGAACAGGTAGAATATTACGGAGTACGATTCAATCTTGGAGTAAAACTGAACTTCTAA
- a CDS encoding rhomboid family intramembrane serine protease, which produces MFNNIPPITRNIIIINVIVFIVTYFMGNQMIGYLAGFYPFSPFFHSWQVITHMFMHGSIMHILFNMMTLFSFGPILEQTLGDKKYLILYFASGLGAFFLFNLWNFVEVQQLSSELEQLGFNVNAYLSGASVGFAGNADSILKQKELLESFKDIVATPMVGASGAIFGVVAAFATLYPDSKIGIMFIPVPIKVKYLLPIIVVVSVFLGVSGNGGGIAHLAHVGGALVGWLLAVIWKKHLYRFN; this is translated from the coding sequence ATGTTTAACAATATACCGCCCATTACAAGGAATATTATTATAATCAATGTTATAGTATTTATTGTTACTTATTTCATGGGAAACCAGATGATTGGTTATCTCGCGGGCTTTTATCCGTTCTCCCCTTTTTTCCATTCATGGCAGGTTATTACCCATATGTTCATGCACGGAAGTATCATGCATATTTTATTTAACATGATGACGCTCTTTAGCTTTGGACCCATTCTGGAGCAGACATTAGGAGATAAAAAGTATTTGATTTTATATTTTGCAAGTGGTTTAGGTGCATTTTTCCTTTTCAATTTGTGGAATTTTGTAGAAGTTCAGCAGCTTTCCAGTGAATTGGAACAGCTGGGGTTTAATGTAAATGCATATTTGTCAGGTGCCAGTGTTGGGTTTGCAGGGAATGCAGATTCCATTCTTAAACAAAAAGAATTACTTGAAAGTTTCAAAGACATTGTAGCTACACCCATGGTTGGGGCTTCTGGAGCTATTTTCGGAGTTGTAGCGGCATTTGCGACGCTTTATCCAGATTCTAAAATTGGAATCATGTTTATTCCGGTTCCTATAAAAGTAAAATACCTTCTGCCAATTATTGTTGTTGTTTCTGTGTTCCTTGGTGTCTCCGGGAATGGAGGTGGCATTGCTCACCTCGCTCACGTAGGGGGAGCTTTGGTAGGATGGCTGCTGGCAGTAATTTGGAAAAAGCATTTGTACAGATTCAATTAA